The proteins below are encoded in one region of Streptomyces sp. NBC_00490:
- a CDS encoding carbohydrate ABC transporter permease gives MLDRSQVLGRTPYYVVAGGLAVIFLFPLMWNGWASVSEQPGTAQDSGYGLGNYRTLLDYDAGLWQYLLNSTLVSALTVTLTLGVSLLGGYAFARFRFPGKNLLFLLTLAILMVPYATLLIPLYVLLGRLHLQNSLIGLSLVLAMFQLPFATFMMRISFEAVPRELEESALVDGCGTAGALRRVLLPAVRPGLITVGLFAFLAAWNDFIAPLILISDSEKAPLPLAVANLRQQSMGAVDYGATEAGVVVLAVPCLLVFLLLQRHYVRGFMSGALKG, from the coding sequence ATGCTCGACCGATCCCAAGTCCTCGGCAGGACGCCGTACTACGTCGTCGCCGGAGGGCTGGCCGTCATCTTCCTGTTCCCCCTGATGTGGAACGGCTGGGCCTCGGTCAGTGAACAGCCCGGCACCGCACAGGACTCCGGCTACGGCCTCGGCAACTACCGCACCCTGCTCGACTACGACGCCGGCCTGTGGCAGTACCTCCTCAACAGCACCCTCGTCTCGGCGCTCACCGTGACCCTGACCCTCGGGGTGTCCCTGCTCGGCGGCTACGCCTTCGCCCGCTTCCGGTTCCCGGGCAAGAACCTGCTGTTCCTGCTGACCCTGGCCATCCTCATGGTCCCGTACGCCACCCTCCTCATCCCGCTCTACGTGCTGCTCGGCAGGCTGCATCTGCAGAACTCGCTGATCGGGCTGAGCCTGGTACTGGCCATGTTCCAGCTGCCGTTCGCCACCTTCATGATGCGGATCTCCTTCGAGGCGGTACCCCGCGAGCTGGAGGAGTCGGCCCTCGTCGACGGCTGCGGCACGGCGGGCGCACTGCGCCGGGTCCTGCTCCCGGCGGTCCGGCCGGGGCTGATCACCGTGGGGCTGTTCGCCTTCCTCGCCGCCTGGAACGACTTCATCGCCCCCCTGATCCTCATCTCCGACAGCGAGAAGGCGCCCCTGCCGCTGGCCGTGGCCAATCTGCGGCAGCAGAGCATGGGCGCGGTCGACTACGGCGCCACCGAGGCGGGGGTCGTGGTCCTCGCCGTGCCCTGTCTCCTCGTGTTCCTGCTGCTGCAACGCCATTACGTGCGGGGCTTCATGTCGGGCGCCCTCAAGGGCTGA
- a CDS encoding carbohydrate ABC transporter permease, with translation MQVKAPDRAPVDPWVRPPRPARRPRTATSLWRSRTAQGLGYAAPTAVFVAVFFVWPLLLVGRMSLNDWPLLAGDQGGNAPENYTDITDSPLFWPAVRFTLLYTVIVTVVLLGLALLLALLVQESRPGAGFFRTVYFLPGALGLASASLLFWGLYSPTTGPISNTLEHLGLVDEPVSFLGTSTNALLSTVFLVVWKFAGFYMLILLVGLQRIPHELYEAARMDGAGRGQIFRRITLPLLRPSLALSLLLCVTGSLLAFDQFFVLTKGGPDNSTVTIVQLIYREAFQRLDLGTAAALSIIVLGALVLLNVLQFRGLHRADES, from the coding sequence ATGCAGGTGAAGGCGCCCGACCGAGCGCCGGTCGATCCCTGGGTGCGGCCGCCGCGTCCGGCCCGCCGACCCCGTACAGCCACGTCCCTGTGGCGCTCCCGCACGGCCCAGGGACTCGGATACGCGGCACCCACAGCCGTGTTCGTCGCCGTCTTCTTCGTGTGGCCCCTGCTCCTGGTCGGCCGGATGTCCCTGAACGACTGGCCGCTCCTCGCGGGCGACCAGGGCGGCAACGCCCCCGAGAACTACACCGACATCACCGACAGCCCCCTGTTCTGGCCCGCCGTCCGCTTCACCCTTCTCTACACGGTGATCGTCACGGTCGTCCTCCTCGGACTCGCGCTCCTGCTGGCCCTGCTGGTCCAGGAGTCCCGCCCCGGCGCCGGCTTCTTCCGCACCGTCTACTTCCTGCCGGGCGCCCTCGGACTGGCCTCCGCCTCCCTGCTGTTCTGGGGCCTGTACAGCCCGACCACCGGGCCGATCAGCAACACCCTCGAACACCTCGGCCTGGTCGACGAACCGGTGTCCTTCCTCGGCACCTCGACCAACGCCCTGCTGTCGACGGTGTTCCTGGTGGTCTGGAAGTTCGCCGGGTTCTACATGCTGATCCTGCTCGTGGGTCTGCAACGCATCCCCCACGAGCTGTACGAGGCGGCCCGCATGGACGGCGCCGGCCGCGGCCAGATCTTCCGCCGCATCACCCTGCCGCTGCTGCGCCCGTCGCTCGCCCTGTCCCTCCTCCTCTGTGTCACCGGATCGCTGCTCGCCTTCGACCAGTTCTTCGTCCTCACCAAGGGCGGCCCGGACAACAGCACCGTCACCATCGTGCAGTTGATCTACCGCGAGGCGTTCCAGCGGCTCGACCTCGGCACCGCGGCGGCGCTGTCGATCATCGTGCTGGGAGCACTGGTGCTGCTCAACGTCCTGCAGTTCCGCGGCCTGCACCGCGCCGACGAGTCGTAG
- a CDS encoding ABC transporter substrate-binding protein, with amino-acid sequence MGSPTGSHGRVRRLVTAVVLLTSLGLATACGSGDGDPDDQGGGGGDAANATGIDDGAELTMWTRAATRPQSEALVKAYNAGHKNRIKLTVIPTDDYQAKVGAAAGSRDLPDLFASDVVFVPNYTSSRLFADITDRIDALPFADDLAQSHIKAGTYEDKKYVVPHTLDLSVLFYNKDLYRKAKLDPDKPPTTLAEWDEQARAVDKLGGGVNGTFFGGNCGGCGVFTWWPSIWAAGDEVMNADGTAATLDSATAKKVYDTYRGWVDDDIVAPGARDETGATWTGLFPKGRIGVMPMPSTTLGLMPKNLDLGVAPIPGPDGGRATFVGGDAIGISATSKSADQAWNFLAWSVGDKAQVDVVAAHKDVVARTDLASNKYSDADPRLVTINELVADGHTPYALKFGQTFNDPNGPWLTMMRNAVFGDGDSVDKDNDEVSASLAD; translated from the coding sequence ATGGGGAGCCCCACCGGATCGCACGGACGTGTCCGCCGCCTCGTCACGGCTGTGGTCCTTCTCACCAGCCTGGGACTGGCCACGGCCTGCGGGTCGGGCGACGGCGATCCGGACGACCAAGGCGGCGGGGGAGGGGACGCGGCGAACGCCACCGGAATCGACGACGGCGCCGAGCTGACGATGTGGACACGAGCGGCGACCCGGCCGCAGAGCGAGGCCCTCGTCAAGGCGTACAACGCCGGCCACAAGAACCGGATCAAACTCACCGTCATCCCCACCGACGACTACCAGGCCAAGGTCGGTGCCGCCGCCGGCTCCCGCGACCTGCCGGACCTGTTCGCCTCGGACGTCGTGTTCGTGCCCAACTACACCAGCAGCCGGCTCTTCGCCGACATCACCGACCGCATCGACGCCCTGCCCTTCGCCGACGACCTGGCCCAGTCGCACATCAAGGCCGGGACGTACGAGGACAAGAAGTACGTCGTGCCGCACACCCTCGACCTGTCGGTCCTCTTCTACAACAAGGACCTCTACCGCAAGGCGAAGCTCGACCCCGACAAGCCGCCCACCACCCTGGCGGAGTGGGACGAGCAGGCCCGCGCCGTCGACAAGCTCGGTGGTGGCGTCAACGGCACGTTCTTCGGCGGCAATTGCGGCGGCTGCGGGGTCTTCACCTGGTGGCCGTCCATCTGGGCCGCCGGGGACGAGGTGATGAACGCGGACGGCACCGCGGCGACGCTCGACTCCGCCACCGCGAAGAAGGTCTACGACACCTACCGCGGCTGGGTCGACGACGACATCGTGGCCCCCGGCGCCCGCGACGAGACGGGCGCCACCTGGACCGGGCTGTTCCCGAAGGGACGGATCGGCGTGATGCCGATGCCGTCGACCACCCTCGGTCTGATGCCGAAGAACCTCGACCTCGGGGTCGCGCCCATCCCCGGTCCCGACGGCGGCAGGGCCACCTTCGTCGGCGGTGACGCCATCGGCATCTCCGCCACCAGCAAGTCCGCCGACCAGGCCTGGAACTTCCTCGCCTGGTCCGTGGGCGACAAGGCACAGGTCGACGTGGTCGCCGCGCACAAGGACGTGGTGGCGCGCACCGACCTCGCGTCCAACAAGTACTCGGACGCGGACCCGCGCCTGGTCACCATCAACGAGCTCGTGGCGGACGGCCACACCCCGTACGCGCTGAAGTTCGGCCAGACCTTCAACGACCCCAACGGGCCCTGGCTGACCATGATGCGCAACGCCGTCTTCGGCGACGGGGACTCCGTCGACAAGGACAACGACGAGGTGAGCGCCTCGCTGGCGGACTGA
- a CDS encoding LacI family DNA-binding transcriptional regulator, with amino-acid sequence MTPAPGPARSHTATLSDVARLAGVSVATASKALNGRSQVRAETRQRVIEAAERLSFRPNQLARGLLAGRTGTVGLLTSDLEGRFSIPILMGAEDAFGAGEVAVFLCDARGDAIREQHHVRALLGRRVDGLIVVGSRTDPRPSLGRDLAVPVVYAYAPSDDPADLSIVPDNVDAGRIAVQHLLACGRTRIAHITGDPGYAAAHDRAAGARAALADAGVVPVGEPRFGAWSEGWGRAATALLLDRHPDVDAVLCGSDQIARGVMDVLRERGHRVPDDVAVMGFDNWQVLTSGSRPLLTSVDMNLEQVGRAAAQALFGAIGGATDSGVEALPCRVVIRGSTAPLS; translated from the coding sequence ATGACACCAGCCCCCGGCCCCGCTCGTTCGCACACCGCCACCCTCAGCGACGTCGCCCGGCTGGCGGGGGTGTCGGTCGCCACCGCCTCGAAGGCACTCAACGGGCGCAGCCAGGTGCGCGCCGAGACCCGGCAGCGGGTGATCGAGGCCGCCGAGCGCCTGTCGTTCCGCCCCAACCAGCTGGCCCGCGGTCTGCTCGCCGGGCGGACCGGGACGGTGGGTCTGCTCACCAGTGATCTGGAGGGCCGGTTCAGCATCCCGATACTGATGGGCGCCGAGGACGCCTTCGGGGCGGGCGAGGTGGCGGTGTTCCTGTGCGACGCCCGGGGGGACGCGATCCGTGAGCAGCACCATGTCCGCGCGCTGCTCGGGCGTCGGGTGGACGGCCTCATCGTGGTGGGCAGCCGGACCGATCCCCGGCCCTCACTCGGCCGTGACCTGGCCGTTCCCGTGGTCTACGCGTATGCGCCGTCGGACGATCCGGCGGACCTGTCCATCGTCCCGGACAACGTGGACGCGGGCCGGATCGCGGTGCAGCACCTGCTGGCCTGCGGTCGCACCAGGATCGCCCATATCACCGGGGATCCCGGCTACGCCGCCGCGCACGACCGGGCCGCGGGCGCGCGGGCCGCGCTCGCCGACGCCGGGGTCGTCCCGGTCGGCGAGCCGCGGTTCGGTGCCTGGTCGGAGGGGTGGGGGCGGGCGGCCACGGCGCTGCTGCTGGACCGGCATCCGGATGTGGACGCCGTGCTGTGCGGCAGCGATCAGATCGCGCGGGGCGTCATGGACGTGCTGCGCGAGCGCGGCCACCGGGTGCCGGACGACGTGGCGGTCATGGGCTTCGACAACTGGCAGGTCCTGACGTCCGGTTCGCGCCCGCTGCTCACCAGCGTCGACATGAACCTGGAGCAGGTCGGCCGGGCGGCGGCGCAGGCGCTGTTCGGCGCGATCGGCGGTGCGACGGACTCCGGCGTCGAGGCGCTCCCCTGCCGGGTGGTGATCCGAGGCTCCACAGCCCCACTGTCCTGA
- a CDS encoding discoidin domain-containing protein, with protein MRRRTEPVLQRLLIVLALLVCSVLTATPARAAQTIGFPTFSGPAIPAPPVAHTPGDMMKAIYDAESSGTDFWMDRLLARSGDDPSGPWLMSRGRALFMKTHNPAILGFGGNVAYWESVNDQNAYSVAISPGTFTEQVSQRRQAPSHWRSVHSSGSIAVTQTKFITDNNVAVTNLSIKNNGSGSTTLQLRATSPYATTGSGSELTGQVNAYNNLTTLRPRLTGDGFSVSGGGLNRSVTIAAGATATAKVVMGFVTDEIPASLTEYTAYAGYSNATAFATHVRTYNQWWAQNVPYIDVPEPAIKKNIYYRWWLMRFNHLDADVPGQTFQFPTSTEGVLGYNNAIALTQPMHIDDLKYLRDPSYAYGDWLSVGQTSKGGRFLDNPGDPENWSNSYTQYIAEAAWKSYQIHGGQPGIAANLAHYAEGDVKGQLAYYDHDNNKLIEYDWGALTGNDADAVSFHWKPGNMDRAESAYQYSGALAAAQAYEAVGNTAKATEMRTLATQIKDAIVNVLWNPNRQLFEHRLKSTNEWVPWKEINNYYPFSVGAVPNTAAYKQALRLYDDPAQYPIFPFYTANQVDKQAAADAGNPGSNNFSTINSTVQFRLYSSVLRNYPNSWMNATDYKKLLYWNTWAQYIGGNTQWPDANEFWADWNGSSITYRSWIHHNTLGSGNWTVIEDVAGLRPRNDAKVELSPIDIGWSHFTVNNLRYRGADLSIVWDDPADGVVRYPGIPEGYSIYVNGSRAATVSTLVPFTWDPATGDVTTNGTVTHHTAVSGLKAPQQVVQSSPRMVDMLAKAGVDLTADLTDLASGATVSASHTGSGSTVSGAVDGYPTNEPFWGAGSSPNSQDWYELNFGTARTLDEVRLHFKDSRPASTTYRAPSAYTIQYHNGSSWVNVPSQTRSPAAPRANYNLVTFPAVSTQRVRVLATNASGAKTGLTEVKVFHRGGAQPPANQAGSATATASYTSPWEAVTAVNDGIDPPSSNDTVNPRWGTWPETGQQWAELTWPAAKTLNKADVYFFDDDQGIDMPSAWKLQYWNGSAYVDVPGASAYPLARNQYNTVTFTATSTTRLRVLLTSNGTDSVGLLEAKVYGP; from the coding sequence ATGCGAAGACGAACCGAGCCCGTCTTACAGCGCCTCCTGATCGTCCTGGCGCTCCTCGTCTGTTCCGTCCTCACCGCCACCCCCGCTCGTGCCGCCCAGACCATCGGTTTCCCCACCTTCAGCGGCCCCGCGATCCCGGCCCCGCCCGTCGCCCACACGCCCGGCGACATGATGAAGGCGATCTACGACGCCGAGAGTTCGGGCACCGACTTCTGGATGGACCGCCTGCTGGCCCGCTCCGGCGACGACCCGTCCGGCCCCTGGCTGATGAGCCGGGGGCGTGCCCTGTTCATGAAGACCCACAACCCCGCGATCCTCGGCTTCGGCGGCAACGTGGCGTACTGGGAGAGCGTCAACGACCAGAACGCCTACAGCGTCGCGATCAGCCCAGGCACCTTCACCGAACAGGTCTCCCAGCGCCGGCAGGCGCCGAGCCACTGGAGGAGCGTGCACTCCAGCGGGTCGATCGCGGTCACCCAGACGAAGTTCATCACCGACAACAACGTGGCCGTGACGAACCTGTCGATCAAGAACAACGGCAGCGGCTCCACCACCCTCCAACTGCGGGCGACGTCGCCGTACGCCACCACGGGCAGCGGCAGCGAGCTGACCGGGCAGGTCAACGCGTACAACAACCTGACCACGCTGCGCCCCCGGCTCACCGGCGACGGTTTCAGCGTCTCCGGTGGCGGCCTCAACCGCTCGGTGACCATCGCGGCCGGAGCCACGGCGACCGCGAAGGTCGTGATGGGCTTCGTCACCGACGAGATCCCGGCCTCGCTCACGGAGTACACCGCCTACGCCGGATACTCCAACGCCACCGCCTTCGCGACCCATGTCCGGACCTACAACCAGTGGTGGGCGCAGAACGTGCCCTACATCGACGTGCCCGAACCGGCGATCAAGAAGAACATCTACTACCGCTGGTGGCTGATGCGCTTCAACCACCTCGACGCCGACGTCCCGGGGCAGACCTTCCAGTTCCCGACCTCCACGGAGGGCGTCCTCGGCTACAACAACGCGATCGCGCTGACCCAGCCGATGCACATCGACGACCTCAAGTACCTGCGGGACCCGTCCTACGCGTACGGGGACTGGCTGAGCGTCGGCCAGACCTCCAAGGGCGGCCGGTTCCTCGACAACCCGGGCGATCCGGAGAACTGGTCCAACAGCTACACCCAGTACATCGCCGAGGCGGCCTGGAAGAGCTACCAGATCCACGGCGGCCAGCCCGGCATCGCCGCCAACCTGGCGCACTACGCCGAGGGCGACGTCAAAGGCCAACTCGCCTACTACGACCACGACAACAACAAGCTGATCGAGTACGACTGGGGCGCCCTGACCGGCAACGACGCCGACGCCGTCTCCTTCCACTGGAAGCCCGGAAACATGGACCGCGCCGAGTCCGCCTACCAGTACAGCGGCGCACTCGCCGCCGCCCAGGCCTACGAGGCGGTCGGCAACACGGCGAAGGCCACCGAGATGCGGACGCTCGCGACCCAGATCAAGGACGCGATCGTCAATGTGCTGTGGAACCCCAACCGGCAGCTGTTCGAGCACCGGTTGAAGTCGACGAACGAGTGGGTGCCCTGGAAGGAGATCAACAACTACTACCCGTTCTCGGTCGGCGCGGTGCCCAACACGGCCGCGTACAAGCAGGCGTTGCGCCTGTACGACGACCCGGCCCAGTACCCGATCTTCCCGTTCTACACGGCCAACCAGGTCGACAAGCAGGCCGCGGCCGACGCCGGGAACCCGGGCTCCAACAACTTCTCCACCATCAACTCCACCGTCCAGTTCCGGCTCTACTCCTCGGTCCTGCGCAACTACCCCAACTCCTGGATGAACGCGACCGACTACAAGAAGCTCCTCTACTGGAACACCTGGGCGCAGTACATCGGCGGCAACACCCAGTGGCCCGACGCCAACGAGTTCTGGGCCGACTGGAACGGCAGCTCCATCACCTACCGCTCCTGGATCCACCACAACACCCTCGGCAGCGGCAACTGGACCGTGATCGAGGACGTCGCCGGGCTGCGGCCCCGCAACGACGCCAAGGTCGAGCTCTCGCCCATCGACATCGGGTGGAGCCACTTCACCGTCAACAACCTCCGCTACCGGGGCGCCGATCTGTCGATCGTCTGGGACGACCCGGCCGACGGCGTGGTCCGCTACCCGGGCATCCCGGAGGGCTACTCGATCTACGTCAACGGCAGCCGGGCCGCGACGGTGAGCACCCTGGTGCCGTTCACCTGGGACCCGGCCACGGGCGACGTGACCACGAACGGCACGGTCACCCACCACACGGCCGTCTCCGGTCTCAAGGCACCCCAGCAGGTCGTGCAGAGCAGCCCCCGGATGGTCGACATGCTCGCCAAGGCCGGCGTCGATCTCACCGCCGACCTGACCGACCTGGCCTCCGGCGCGACCGTGTCCGCCTCCCACACCGGGTCCGGCAGCACCGTGTCCGGCGCGGTCGACGGCTACCCCACCAACGAACCCTTCTGGGGCGCCGGCTCCTCGCCCAACAGCCAGGACTGGTACGAGCTGAACTTCGGCACCGCCCGCACACTCGACGAGGTGCGGTTGCACTTCAAGGACAGCCGCCCGGCGAGCACCACCTACCGGGCGCCGTCGGCGTACACCATCCAGTACCACAACGGCAGTTCATGGGTGAACGTGCCGAGCCAGACCAGGAGTCCGGCCGCCCCGCGCGCCAACTACAACCTGGTGACGTTCCCCGCGGTCAGCACCCAGCGCGTCCGGGTCCTGGCCACCAACGCCTCCGGCGCCAAGACGGGCCTCACCGAGGTGAAGGTGTTCCACCGCGGCGGGGCCCAACCACCGGCGAACCAGGCCGGATCCGCCACCGCGACCGCGTCGTACACCTCCCCCTGGGAGGCCGTCACCGCGGTCAACGACGGGATCGACCCACCGTCCTCCAACGACACGGTCAACCCGCGCTGGGGAACCTGGCCGGAGACCGGGCAGCAGTGGGCCGAACTGACCTGGCCGGCCGCGAAGACCCTCAACAAGGCCGACGTCTACTTCTTCGACGACGACCAGGGCATCGACATGCCGTCCGCATGGAAGCTCCAGTACTGGAACGGCAGCGCCTACGTCGACGTCCCCGGCGCGAGCGCGTACCCGCTGGCCAGGAACCAATACAACACCGTCACGTTCACCGCCACGAGCACCACGCGACTACGGGTGCTGCTCACGAGCAACGGCACCGATTCCGTCGGCCTCCTCGAAGCAAAGGTGTACGGCCCGTGA
- a CDS encoding family 43 glycosylhydrolase, with translation MTRSRCLSALLAALTMAAAFLVAPPASAAVAFTSTAVNRDGGNCLDLPGSSTTAGAQLRAFACDAAANQNLGLTPVSGSADVYTITTRSGQCVDVYGASTADNAAIIQWPCHSGTNQQWRLVPVTVAGTDKTFNLVSVGSGKCVAPSGGSSASNTNLVQLPCSTANGRVWRLPGFTGGGTTPGTFTNPLSQHGPDPWLTYYDGYYYLATTTWNSTVTMRRADTLAGLATATDQVIFNLTRPNGAGTMWAPEFHLLDGPGGKRWYFYYTAGREPYDLGTQRIHVLESAGLDPMGPYSFKADLLDPTQDNTWELDPGILQLNGRLYLLGTFYNGSQPMFIRPLSNPWTASGTRRILATPTYGWETVGGAVNEGAEVLQRNGKTFIVYSASHCSTPDYKLGMLTYNGGDPLNSASWTKSPNPVFQRSDANGVYGPGHNGFFTSPDGTEDWIVYHANNSTSGGCDMNRTTRAQKFTWNTDGTPNFGTPVALGVPLTAPSGE, from the coding sequence GTGACCCGTTCCCGATGTCTGTCCGCGCTCCTCGCCGCGCTCACCATGGCGGCCGCCTTCCTCGTGGCACCGCCCGCCTCCGCTGCCGTCGCCTTCACCTCGACGGCGGTGAACCGGGACGGCGGCAACTGCCTTGACCTGCCGGGCAGTTCGACCACCGCCGGAGCTCAACTGCGCGCCTTCGCCTGCGACGCGGCCGCGAACCAGAACCTCGGCCTCACCCCTGTGTCCGGTTCGGCCGACGTCTACACGATCACCACCCGGTCCGGTCAGTGCGTCGACGTGTACGGCGCGTCGACGGCGGACAACGCGGCGATCATCCAGTGGCCCTGCCACAGCGGCACGAACCAGCAGTGGCGGCTCGTCCCGGTGACGGTCGCCGGGACCGACAAGACGTTCAACCTGGTCTCCGTCGGCTCCGGCAAGTGCGTCGCCCCGAGCGGCGGATCGTCCGCCTCGAACACCAACCTGGTGCAGCTGCCGTGTTCCACCGCGAACGGCAGGGTGTGGCGGCTGCCCGGCTTCACCGGCGGCGGCACGACCCCGGGCACCTTCACCAACCCGCTCTCCCAGCACGGACCCGACCCCTGGCTGACGTACTACGACGGGTACTACTACCTCGCCACGACCACCTGGAACTCGACGGTCACCATGCGCAGGGCCGACACGCTCGCCGGTCTCGCCACCGCCACCGACCAGGTGATCTTCAACCTGACCCGGCCCAACGGGGCGGGCACGATGTGGGCGCCGGAGTTCCATCTCCTCGACGGGCCGGGCGGCAAGCGCTGGTACTTCTACTACACGGCCGGACGCGAGCCGTACGACCTGGGCACCCAGCGCATCCACGTCCTGGAGAGCGCCGGCCTCGACCCGATGGGGCCGTACAGCTTCAAGGCCGACCTGCTCGACCCGACCCAGGACAACACCTGGGAGCTGGACCCCGGAATCCTGCAACTCAACGGACGGCTCTATCTGTTGGGCACCTTCTACAACGGTTCGCAGCCGATGTTCATCCGGCCGCTGTCGAACCCGTGGACCGCGAGCGGCACCCGCCGGATCCTGGCCACCCCGACCTACGGCTGGGAGACGGTGGGCGGCGCCGTCAACGAGGGCGCGGAGGTCCTCCAGCGGAACGGGAAGACGTTCATCGTCTACTCCGCCAGTCACTGCTCCACACCCGACTACAAGCTGGGCATGCTCACCTACAACGGCGGTGACCCGCTGAACTCCGCCTCCTGGACCAAGTCCCCCAACCCGGTCTTCCAGCGGTCCGACGCCAACGGCGTGTACGGCCCCGGTCACAACGGCTTCTTCACGTCGCCCGACGGCACCGAGGACTGGATCGTGTACCACGCCAACAACTCCACGAGCGGCGGCTGCGACATGAACCGGACCACCCGGGCGCAGAAGTTCACCTGGAACACGGACGGCACTCCGAATTTCGGCACCCCGGTGGCGCTGGGCGTGCCGTTGACCGCGCCGTCCGGGGAGTAG
- a CDS encoding SDR family oxidoreductase, which produces MPEPTLVVTGATGRLGGRVARRLAERDVPQRLLVRSPERAPRLPGATPVRASYDDHGALVRGLVGAETVLMVSASESADRLTQHRTFVDAAVEAGVRHLVYISFFGAAPDAVFTLARDHFHTEEHIRATGLAYTFLRDNIYADFVPDLAGADGVIRGPAGQGRAAFVSQDDIADAATAILNRPDEHAGAVYDLTGPEALSLAEAAAVLSEVQGRRVTYHPETVEEAYASRASYGAPQWELDAWVSTYTAIAAGQLEAVSDAVPRLTGRPATSVADVVRGMPPR; this is translated from the coding sequence ATGCCCGAGCCGACACTGGTCGTCACCGGGGCCACGGGACGCCTCGGCGGGCGCGTCGCCCGCCGCCTGGCCGAGCGGGACGTCCCGCAGCGGCTGCTGGTGCGCAGCCCCGAGCGGGCGCCGCGACTCCCCGGGGCGACACCTGTCCGCGCGAGCTACGACGACCACGGGGCCCTCGTACGCGGCCTGGTCGGCGCGGAGACCGTGCTCATGGTGTCCGCCTCCGAGAGCGCCGACCGGCTCACCCAGCACCGGACCTTCGTGGACGCCGCCGTCGAGGCCGGCGTACGGCACCTGGTGTACATCTCCTTCTTCGGCGCGGCACCCGACGCCGTGTTCACCCTGGCCCGCGACCACTTCCACACCGAGGAGCACATCCGCGCCACCGGGCTGGCGTACACGTTCCTGCGGGACAACATCTACGCCGACTTCGTGCCCGACCTGGCCGGTGCGGACGGAGTCATCCGCGGCCCGGCCGGGCAGGGGCGGGCCGCGTTCGTCTCCCAGGACGACATCGCCGACGCGGCCACCGCGATCCTGAACCGGCCGGACGAGCACGCCGGTGCGGTCTACGACCTGACCGGACCGGAGGCCCTGTCACTGGCCGAGGCCGCGGCCGTGCTGTCCGAGGTTCAGGGCCGCAGGGTCACCTACCACCCGGAGACGGTCGAGGAGGCGTACGCCTCCCGGGCCTCCTACGGTGCCCCGCAGTGGGAGCTCGACGCCTGGGTGTCCACGTACACGGCCATCGCGGCGGGTCAGCTCGAGGCCGTCAGCGATGCCGTTCCCCGTCTCACCGGACGTCCCGCCACGAGCGTCGCCGACGTCGTACGCGGCATGCCGCCCCGCTGA
- a CDS encoding DNA alkylation repair protein yields the protein MAELAGLEDPKAREVNERHGDDHGVNLGKLRALAKRLKTQQELAHRLWETDDTAAKLLATLICRPKAFERDELDAMLRTARTPKVHDWLVNYVVRKSPHCEELRQAWFADPDPVVASAGWALTTERITKKPEGLDLAGLLDVIEADMKDAPDRLQWAMNHCLAQIGIDHPEHRTRAIDIGERLQVLKDYPTSPGCTSPFAPVWISEMVRRRHDKPGV from the coding sequence ATGGCCGAGCTGGCCGGGCTCGAGGACCCGAAGGCACGCGAGGTCAACGAGAGACACGGTGACGATCACGGGGTGAACCTCGGCAAGCTGCGCGCGCTCGCGAAGCGGCTCAAGACACAGCAGGAACTCGCGCACCGGCTCTGGGAGACCGACGACACCGCGGCAAAGCTGCTGGCGACCCTGATCTGCCGCCCGAAGGCGTTCGAGCGCGACGAGCTGGACGCCATGCTGCGCACGGCACGCACACCCAAGGTGCACGACTGGCTCGTGAACTACGTGGTGAGGAAGAGCCCGCACTGCGAAGAGCTGCGTCAGGCCTGGTTCGCCGATCCGGACCCCGTCGTCGCGAGCGCCGGCTGGGCACTGACCACCGAACGCATCACGAAGAAGCCCGAGGGCCTCGATCTCGCGGGCCTGCTCGACGTCATCGAGGCCGACATGAAGGACGCCCCGGACCGCCTGCAGTGGGCGATGAACCACTGCCTCGCCCAGATCGGCATCGACCACCCCGAGCACCGCACCCGCGCCATCGACATCGGCGAGCGCCTCCAGGTCCTCAAGGACTACCCGACCTCCCCCGGCTGCACCTCCCCCTTCGCTCCCGTCTGGATCTCCGAGATGGTGCGCCGCCGGCACGACAAGCCGGGTGTCTGA